GAGCTGGAAAGATCTGGCGTGGGACGTGGCGGGCGCCAGCGCCGGTTACGCTATCTGGCAGATGGCCGGGCATTAAAGGCGCATGCCTTTTCCTTTGCGGTGGAGCTTGAGCGAGACCAGAAACGCGACGGCGCCCATCGCCGAAACGTACCAGAAGAACGCCGTTTCTGAGCCCAGCGATTTGAGCGACAGCGCCACATACTCCGCCGAGCCGCCAAAGAGCGCGTTGGCGACCGCGTAAGAGAGCCCGACGCCCAGCGCGCGCACCTGCGCCGGAAACATCTCCGCCTTCACGATGCCGCTTATCGAGGTATAGAAGCTGACAATCAGCAGCGCCAGCATCACCAGCCCAAACGCCGCGAGCGGCGAACTGACACTTTGCAGCGCCATGAGGATCGGCACGGTACAGAGCGTGGCGAGCGCGCTGAAGCAGAGCATTGAATTGCGACGGCCGATTTTGTCAGACAGCGCACCGAAAAACGGCTGCAGCAGCATGAAGACAAAAAGCGCGGCGGTCATCACCATACTCGCCGTGTTCGCATGCATTCCCGCCGTATTGACGAGATATTTCTGCATATAGGTCGTAAACGTGTAAAAGCTCAGCGAACCGGCGGCGGTAAACCCGAGCACCATGACGAATGCCCGACGGTTGCGCCAGAGCCCCTTCAGCGATCCCGCTTCTTTCAGCGCGCGTGTTTCCTGCTGCGAGGTTTCATCCAGCGAGCGGCGCAGCCACAGCGCCACCACCGCCAGCACCGCGCCCAGCGCGAAGGGAATACGCCAGCCCCAGGCGCGCAGAGCGTCGTCTGACAAAATCTGTTGCAGCACCACGACGACCAGCAGCGCCATTAACTGCCCGCCGATAAGCGTGACGTACTGGAATGACGCATAAAAGCCTTTGCGCCCTTCGATAGCCACTTCGCTCATG
This DNA window, taken from Cronobacter universalis NCTC 9529, encodes the following:
- a CDS encoding MFS transporter, whose amino-acid sequence is MTEVTARTDKPSLTSSDTRRRVWAIVGASSGNLVEWFDFYVYSFCSLYFAHIFFPSDNSTTQLLQTAGIFAAGFLMRPIGGWLFGYIADKHGRKTSMLISVCMMCFGSLVIACLPGYAVIGTWAPLLLLVARLFQGLSVGGEYGTSATYMSEVAIEGRKGFYASFQYVTLIGGQLMALLVVVVLQQILSDDALRAWGWRIPFALGAVLAVVALWLRRSLDETSQQETRALKEAGSLKGLWRNRRAFVMVLGFTAAGSLSFYTFTTYMQKYLVNTAGMHANTASMVMTAALFVFMLLQPFFGALSDKIGRRNSMLCFSALATLCTVPILMALQSVSSPLAAFGLVMLALLIVSFYTSISGIVKAEMFPAQVRALGVGLSYAVANALFGGSAEYVALSLKSLGSETAFFWYVSAMGAVAFLVSLKLHRKGKGMRL